The following coding sequences lie in one Niabella agricola genomic window:
- a CDS encoding gluconate 2-dehydrogenase subunit 3 family protein has translation MNRKEAIKGLFFSATLLYLPGCLPADTKEKELFSRQESGLLLQVIETILPVRPASVKELSVFIEKTVSDCYSPEQQNNFKKGLAAFRDYVKSASGNIFERLPHPEKLKVLTAAAGSNVQSVNKTLATIKTLAIEGYRTSKYFMTSVMPYELVPGHFYGCVASHN, from the coding sequence ATGAATAGAAAAGAAGCGATAAAAGGATTATTTTTTTCAGCAACCCTGCTTTATTTGCCGGGGTGTTTACCTGCAGATACCAAAGAAAAGGAGCTTTTCAGCCGGCAGGAATCCGGCCTGCTGCTGCAGGTTATCGAAACCATTCTTCCGGTTCGGCCCGCTTCCGTTAAAGAGCTGTCTGTTTTTATAGAGAAAACAGTGAGCGATTGCTACAGCCCGGAACAACAAAACAATTTTAAAAAAGGGCTCGCAGCTTTCCGGGATTATGTTAAATCTGCTTCTGGAAATATATTTGAGCGGCTTCCCCATCCGGAAAAATTAAAGGTACTGACAGCTGCTGCCGGCAGCAATGTACAAAGTGTAAACAAAACGCTTGCAACCATAAAAACGCTCGCAATTGAGGGGTATAGAACCAGTAAATATTTTATGACCAGCGTGATGCCTTATGAATTAGTGCCGGGGCATTTTTATGGTTGTGTGGCCAGTCACAACTGA
- a CDS encoding GMC oxidoreductase encodes MKENYQYDAIVIGSGISGGWAAKELSEKGLKTLVLERGRDVQHVRDYPTTNLEPWELEHRGALTYEELKENPVVSKCYAFKEDAKHFFAGDKEHPYHQEQPFDWIRGYQLGGKSLIWARQTQRWSNFDFEGPLRDRFAVDWPIRYEDLAPWYSYVEKFAGISGNRDGLATLPDGDFLPPMEMSCVEKHFQKVVSKKYKDRHVIIGRCAHITEAQPVHLQQGRVNCQYRNLCRRGCLFGGYFSSNAATLPWALKTGNLSIRTQSIVESILYDTKTGRSTGVRVIDAVTNAATEYFARIIFVNASTLATNQILLNSKSSRFPQGLGNDNGLLGKYLAFHNYRGKAEATYNGLLQYTTNGRRPNGAYIPRFRNVHRQETGFLRGYAVALGGWRPLVEPQGWGGELRQTLEHPKEAVWKISAGMMGETIPKESNYVSLHADEKDQWGIPLLKIHVQYDDNDEKMLRDYFEQMKEMFDEAGFSDITVTDTRQAPGLDIHEMGGVRMGNDPATSLLNRYNQLHTCKNVFVTDGACMTSTGTQNPSLTYMALTARACDYVIRAMKNGSL; translated from the coding sequence ATGAAAGAAAATTATCAATATGATGCGATTGTCATCGGTTCAGGTATCAGCGGCGGCTGGGCGGCCAAAGAGCTTTCTGAAAAAGGGCTCAAAACGCTGGTGCTGGAGCGCGGTAGGGATGTGCAGCACGTCAGGGATTATCCTACCACAAACCTCGAACCCTGGGAGTTGGAACACCGAGGAGCATTGACTTATGAGGAACTTAAAGAAAATCCTGTTGTAAGCAAATGTTATGCTTTTAAGGAGGATGCCAAACATTTCTTTGCCGGCGACAAGGAGCATCCCTATCACCAGGAGCAACCCTTCGACTGGATCCGCGGGTATCAGCTCGGTGGCAAATCACTGATCTGGGCCCGCCAGACCCAACGCTGGAGTAACTTTGATTTCGAAGGCCCGCTACGCGACCGGTTTGCGGTGGACTGGCCCATCCGATATGAAGACCTGGCGCCCTGGTACAGCTACGTGGAAAAATTTGCCGGTATTTCCGGAAACAGAGATGGCCTCGCAACACTACCGGATGGTGATTTCTTGCCACCGATGGAAATGAGTTGCGTGGAAAAGCATTTTCAAAAGGTAGTATCAAAAAAATATAAAGACCGGCATGTGATCATCGGACGCTGTGCGCATATTACGGAAGCGCAGCCGGTGCATCTTCAGCAGGGAAGAGTGAATTGTCAGTACCGGAATCTGTGCCGGAGGGGATGCCTTTTCGGCGGTTATTTCAGCAGCAATGCGGCTACGCTTCCGTGGGCATTAAAAACCGGCAATCTTTCCATCAGGACCCAAAGTATTGTGGAGTCGATTCTTTATGATACTAAAACTGGCAGGTCCACCGGCGTCCGGGTGATTGATGCGGTCACTAATGCCGCAACAGAGTATTTTGCACGAATTATCTTTGTCAATGCTAGTACACTGGCTACCAATCAGATTTTACTGAACTCAAAGAGCAGCCGTTTTCCGCAGGGATTGGGTAATGATAACGGGCTTTTAGGAAAGTATCTAGCGTTTCACAATTACCGGGGCAAAGCCGAAGCTACTTACAACGGGTTACTTCAATATACCACCAACGGCAGGCGACCAAATGGCGCTTACATCCCAAGATTCCGGAACGTACACCGGCAGGAAACCGGTTTTCTGAGAGGGTACGCGGTAGCATTAGGAGGCTGGCGGCCGCTTGTTGAGCCGCAGGGGTGGGGCGGAGAGCTCCGGCAGACATTAGAGCATCCCAAAGAAGCTGTCTGGAAAATAAGCGCGGGTATGATGGGCGAAACCATTCCTAAAGAAAGTAATTATGTAAGCCTGCATGCTGATGAGAAAGATCAATGGGGTATCCCGTTATTAAAGATCCATGTACAGTACGACGATAACGATGAAAAAATGCTTAGGGATTATTTTGAGCAAATGAAGGAAATGTTTGACGAGGCGGGATTCTCGGATATCACAGTAACCGACACCCGGCAGGCACCTGGGTTGGACATTCACGAAATGGGAGGAGTGCGTATGGGTAATGATCCTGCTACCTCTTTGTTGAACCGGTATAACCAGCTGCATACCTGCAAGAATGTTTTTGTAACCGACGGCGCCTGTATGACCTCCACCGGTACACAAAACCCATCATTAACTTATATGGCGCTTACAGCGCGGGCCTGTGATTATGTGATACGCGCTATGAAAAATGGAAGCCTATGA
- a CDS encoding sugar-binding domain-containing protein: MISKSSCLLILLTLMRLFTAAQPDQLQVGKHLFDDQWHFISDDIPHAGNRGFADDQWRVLDLPHDWSIEAVPEHSLPGGGADGFFPAGVGWYRKHFMVPASIKAKSALIYFEGVYMNAEVFINGHSLG, translated from the coding sequence ATGATCAGCAAAAGTTCCTGCTTATTGATTTTGCTCACCCTAATGCGGTTGTTTACGGCAGCGCAACCGGATCAATTGCAGGTTGGAAAACATCTATTCGATGATCAATGGCACTTTATATCGGACGATATTCCGCATGCCGGAAACCGGGGCTTTGCAGATGATCAATGGCGCGTGTTGGATCTTCCACATGACTGGAGCATCGAAGCAGTGCCGGAACACTCCCTGCCGGGCGGCGGCGCCGATGGTTTCTTTCCTGCTGGTGTCGGCTGGTACCGGAAACATTTTATGGTTCCCGCTTCCATTAAAGCTAAAAGCGCTTTAATCTATTTTGAGGGAGTATATATGAATGCGGAAGTATTTATCAACGGGCATTCATTGGGATGA
- a CDS encoding glycoside hydrolase family 2 TIM barrel-domain containing protein, whose translation MILRDCDHLSVLIWSIGNEIYERKKPEAVQIAAAMVKAIHVIDSTRPVTSAVTTWDKDWEIFDPLFAVHDIAGYNYQGEPASGHGKAELFPWHGAYCGDIDLTGWRNPISYCRNLLWNNTILSHFQQHKPFFLFSRS comes from the coding sequence ATGATCTTGCGAGATTGTGATCACCTTTCTGTTCTTATCTGGAGCATCGGCAATGAAATTTATGAAAGAAAAAAACCGGAAGCGGTGCAAATTGCCGCAGCCATGGTTAAGGCAATACACGTTATCGACAGCACCCGGCCTGTTACTTCTGCCGTAACAACCTGGGACAAAGACTGGGAAATTTTTGATCCGCTTTTTGCGGTTCACGACATTGCAGGATATAATTACCAGGGCGAACCTGCCAGCGGGCATGGCAAAGCCGAGCTGTTCCCCTGGCATGGAGCGTACTGTGGTGACATCGATCTCACAGGCTGGCGGAATCCAATATCGTATTGCCGAAACCTGCTTTGGAATAATACCATTCTATCTCATTTTCAGCAACATAAACCTTTCTTCCTTTTTTCAAGGTCATGA
- the katG gene encoding catalase/peroxidase HPI, which produces MEKESNDISKCPFHNGTLKQNVGGGGTRNRDWWPNQLKLNILRQHSSRSNPMEKDFNYAEAFKSLDLEAVKKDLHALMTDSQDWWPADFGHYGGLFIRMAWHSAGTYRVGDGRGGAGSGQQRFAPLNSWPDNVSLDKARRLLWPIKQKYGNKISWADLLILTGNVALESMGFKTFGFAGGREDVWEPDEDVYWGSETTWLGGDIRYAQDGSEGVEKSGGVVVTDDDADGQNHSRNLEKPLAAVQMGLIYVNPEGPDGNPDPIAAAKDIRDTFGRMAMNDEETVALIAGGHTFGKTHGAAPATHVGKEPEAAAMEAQGLGWSNSYGTGVGADAITSGLEVTWTQTPTLWSNHFFENLFAFEWELTKSPAGAHQWVAKNADAVIPDAFDPAKKQKPMMLTTDLSLRFDPAYEKISRKFLENPQAFADAFARAWFKLTHRDMGPRARYLGPEVPEEILLWQDPIPEVDHPLVEENDIAALKVKVLETGLSISELVSTAWASASTFRGGDKRGGANGARIRLAPQRYWQVNNPVQLQKVLGALEGIQNDFNAAQTGGKKISLADLIVLAGAAAIEKAAKDVGRTISVPFAPGRMDASQEQTDVESMAFLEPAADGFRNYRKARAGVPTEALLVDKAQLLTLTAPELTVLVGGMRVLGANYDGSAHGVFTQRPGQLTNDFFVNLLDIRTAWKALGEDRELFEGTDRTTGEVKWTGTRADLVFGSNAELRALSEVYASADGQDKFVNDFVKAWDKVMNLDRFDLR; this is translated from the coding sequence ATGGAAAAGGAATCAAACGACATCAGCAAATGCCCGTTTCATAACGGCACTCTGAAGCAAAACGTAGGCGGCGGGGGAACCCGGAACCGCGATTGGTGGCCAAACCAGCTCAAGCTGAACATCCTGCGTCAGCATTCCTCCAGGTCTAACCCGATGGAAAAAGACTTCAATTATGCGGAGGCGTTTAAAAGCCTGGACTTGGAGGCCGTTAAAAAAGACCTGCATGCGTTGATGACGGATTCGCAGGACTGGTGGCCGGCCGATTTTGGACATTACGGAGGATTGTTCATCCGGATGGCCTGGCACAGTGCCGGAACCTACCGGGTGGGTGACGGACGGGGTGGGGCTGGCAGCGGGCAGCAGCGTTTTGCACCATTAAATAGCTGGCCCGATAATGTGAGCCTGGATAAGGCCCGGCGCCTGCTGTGGCCCATTAAACAAAAATACGGCAACAAAATATCCTGGGCCGACCTGCTGATCCTTACCGGAAATGTGGCCCTGGAGTCTATGGGTTTTAAGACCTTTGGTTTCGCCGGCGGACGTGAGGATGTTTGGGAGCCGGATGAGGATGTGTATTGGGGATCGGAAACTACCTGGCTGGGCGGCGATATCCGCTATGCGCAGGATGGCTCGGAAGGAGTAGAGAAAAGCGGTGGTGTGGTGGTAACCGATGATGATGCAGACGGACAGAACCATTCCCGCAATCTGGAGAAGCCATTGGCAGCGGTTCAAATGGGGTTGATCTATGTAAACCCGGAAGGTCCCGATGGTAACCCGGATCCCATCGCTGCAGCAAAAGACATCCGGGATACTTTTGGCCGTATGGCGATGAACGATGAAGAAACTGTGGCGCTGATCGCAGGCGGACATACTTTTGGTAAAACCCATGGTGCCGCACCGGCCACACATGTAGGCAAAGAGCCGGAAGCGGCCGCTATGGAGGCTCAGGGACTGGGATGGAGTAATAGTTATGGCACAGGGGTGGGGGCTGATGCAATTACCAGCGGGCTGGAAGTGACCTGGACGCAAACACCTACGCTGTGGAGCAATCACTTTTTTGAAAACCTTTTTGCTTTCGAATGGGAGCTTACAAAAAGCCCAGCCGGCGCACATCAGTGGGTAGCAAAAAATGCGGACGCCGTAATACCGGATGCATTTGATCCCGCAAAAAAACAGAAGCCGATGATGCTCACAACCGATCTTTCCTTACGGTTCGACCCGGCCTATGAAAAAATATCCAGGAAGTTTTTGGAAAACCCGCAGGCGTTTGCAGATGCATTCGCCCGGGCCTGGTTTAAACTCACGCACCGCGACATGGGCCCGCGTGCCCGTTACCTGGGCCCTGAGGTCCCCGAAGAAATACTGCTTTGGCAAGACCCAATTCCGGAAGTAGACCACCCGTTGGTTGAAGAGAATGACATCGCAGCCTTAAAGGTAAAAGTGCTGGAAACCGGATTGAGCATATCAGAACTGGTATCCACTGCCTGGGCGTCGGCTTCTACTTTCCGTGGCGGAGACAAGCGTGGCGGTGCCAATGGCGCCCGGATCCGTCTGGCCCCGCAACGATACTGGCAGGTGAACAATCCGGTGCAGTTGCAAAAAGTACTGGGCGCACTGGAAGGTATTCAGAACGATTTTAATGCGGCGCAGACCGGTGGTAAAAAAATATCGCTGGCAGACCTGATCGTGCTGGCCGGCGCAGCAGCTATCGAGAAAGCTGCAAAAGATGTGGGGCGTACTATTTCGGTTCCTTTTGCACCCGGCCGCATGGATGCATCTCAGGAGCAAACCGATGTGGAGTCGATGGCCTTTTTAGAACCAGCCGCAGACGGGTTCCGAAATTATCGCAAGGCGAGAGCCGGCGTGCCCACAGAAGCATTGCTGGTAGATAAAGCGCAATTATTAACATTAACAGCTCCGGAACTGACCGTTCTGGTGGGCGGAATGCGGGTTTTAGGAGCCAACTATGATGGCTCGGCCCATGGGGTTTTTACACAACGACCGGGCCAGTTGACCAACGATTTCTTTGTAAACCTGCTGGATATACGTACGGCATGGAAGGCGCTGGGAGAAGACAGGGAGTTGTTTGAAGGAACCGATCGTACAACCGGTGAAGTGAAATGGACGGGAACGCGCGCGGATCTTGTATTTGGTTCTAATGCAGAGCTGAGGGCGCTTTCAGAAGTGTACGCAAGCGCCGACGGTCAGGATAAATTTGTGAACGATTTTGTGAAAGCATGGGATAAAGTAATGAACCTGGATCGCTTTGATTTGCGGTAG
- a CDS encoding TonB-dependent receptor: protein MCRLIFCLLIACTFCTALPAQIKLTLKFNNRTDQTTVWGVTVTVNGKLIAAADSTGRIQLTLPRGNSSFSFSAVGYERAVLFLPIKKDTLINVSLIAISKAMDEVVVVATTRNNQSIENAPIKVEVLGREEMNEENGIRPANIASILGDVSGVQIQQTSATSGNSNVRIQGLDGRYTQILRDGMPLYDGFSSGFGILTIPPLDLQQIELVKGSASTLYGGGAIGGLVNMISKRPTAAQEGIITLNQTTLKETDANAYLSKRYKGFGYTLFGGYIHQAPVDVNQDGFSDVPKLNSYNIHPRLFFYPKNTTIILGYNGNVNNTKGGDIQVLKGSPDRVHQYFEQNNTTRHTGELVVEHHFNSGKSLYFKNTVSDYSNHFTDAQLTYKGNQLSYYSELSTLIPYNSKNSFVGGVNLTGDQFKATHQNQFIPIASLNNQTIGAFAQNTWAIKDLATLELGLRDDYHKKYGNFFLPRLAFFNRFNEHWATRLGVGWGYKVPNPFTPWYIDYTPDKIADLPADITPEKSVGYNAEVNYKLDWEGGNSLFINQAVFLTQIKDPIYGTINPDGILLYQNGNKKVLSRGFDTYIKARLDEWELYAGYTYTVVTRNYLSQNQFMPLTPRNRASFVLARDFEKAGLMTGLEGSYNGSQKRLDGSGTPGYMFMAAVIQKHLGDHMIVVLNCENLLNYKQSNVEDLYTGSVTDPQFKPLWAPIDGRAVNLSLRFKL, encoded by the coding sequence ATGTGTCGTTTGATTTTTTGTTTGCTGATCGCCTGCACTTTTTGCACAGCTTTGCCAGCACAGATAAAACTTACCCTCAAATTTAATAACCGGACCGATCAGACCACCGTTTGGGGTGTTACCGTTACGGTAAACGGGAAACTAATCGCTGCGGCCGACAGTACTGGCAGGATTCAATTAACCTTGCCCCGTGGCAACAGCAGCTTTTCTTTCTCCGCCGTGGGGTATGAACGGGCTGTGCTGTTCCTGCCAATCAAAAAAGACACGCTGATTAATGTTTCACTCATTGCTATAAGCAAAGCCATGGATGAGGTGGTGGTGGTGGCTACCACCCGGAACAACCAGTCCATTGAAAATGCGCCTATAAAAGTAGAAGTGTTAGGGAGGGAAGAAATGAATGAGGAAAACGGTATCCGGCCCGCCAATATCGCCAGTATTTTAGGGGATGTCAGCGGCGTGCAGATCCAGCAGACCAGTGCCACATCGGGTAATTCCAATGTGCGCATTCAGGGGTTGGATGGACGCTACACCCAGATCCTTCGGGATGGAATGCCCCTGTATGATGGTTTTAGCAGTGGGTTTGGCATCCTTACCATTCCGCCGCTGGATCTGCAGCAGATCGAACTGGTAAAGGGATCGGCCTCCACCTTATATGGTGGTGGCGCCATTGGCGGATTGGTCAATATGATTTCAAAACGCCCAACTGCGGCGCAGGAAGGTATTATTACGCTGAACCAGACCACCCTGAAAGAAACCGACGCCAATGCCTATTTATCGAAACGGTATAAAGGATTTGGGTATACGCTTTTTGGAGGGTATATCCACCAGGCCCCGGTGGACGTAAATCAAGATGGTTTTTCGGATGTTCCGAAACTGAATAGTTATAATATACATCCGCGTTTGTTTTTCTATCCAAAAAATACCACCATTATCCTTGGGTACAACGGGAACGTGAATAATACAAAGGGCGGGGATATACAGGTGTTAAAAGGAAGCCCTGATAGGGTGCACCAGTATTTTGAGCAGAATAATACGACACGTCATACCGGCGAACTGGTGGTGGAGCACCATTTTAACAGTGGCAAAAGCCTGTATTTTAAAAATACGGTAAGTGATTATAGCAATCATTTTACAGATGCTCAGCTGACCTATAAAGGCAACCAGCTGAGCTACTACAGTGAATTATCTACGCTGATCCCCTACAACAGTAAGAACAGTTTTGTGGGCGGGGTAAACCTAACCGGCGACCAGTTTAAGGCAACGCATCAGAATCAGTTTATCCCGATTGCTTCGCTGAACAATCAGACCATCGGGGCCTTTGCGCAAAATACATGGGCCATCAAAGATCTGGCTACATTGGAACTGGGTCTGAGGGATGACTATCACAAAAAATATGGGAATTTCTTTTTACCAAGGCTGGCCTTTTTCAACCGGTTTAATGAGCATTGGGCCACCCGCCTGGGAGTAGGCTGGGGATATAAAGTGCCGAATCCGTTTACGCCCTGGTACATAGATTATACTCCGGATAAAATTGCTGACTTACCAGCCGATATCACTCCTGAGAAATCGGTAGGGTATAATGCGGAAGTAAATTACAAGCTGGACTGGGAGGGTGGAAACAGCCTGTTTATTAACCAGGCTGTTTTTCTGACACAGATCAAAGATCCGATTTACGGAACCATTAATCCCGATGGAATCCTGTTATACCAGAATGGGAATAAAAAGGTACTCAGCCGTGGGTTCGATACCTATATAAAGGCCAGGCTGGATGAATGGGAACTGTATGCAGGGTATACCTATACCGTGGTCACCCGCAACTATCTTTCCCAAAATCAATTTATGCCTTTAACTCCCAGGAACCGGGCTTCTTTTGTATTGGCGCGGGATTTTGAGAAGGCCGGTTTGATGACAGGGCTTGAGGGCTCGTATAACGGAAGCCAGAAGCGGCTGGACGGATCCGGCACGCCGGGCTATATGTTTATGGCAGCGGTAATTCAAAAGCATCTGGGAGATCATATGATTGTTGTATTGAATTGCGAAAACCTGCTAAATTATAAACAAAGCAATGTGGAAGATTTGTATACCGGTTCTGTAACCGATCCTCAATTCAAACCGCTATGGGCGCCTATTGACGGAAGGGCCGTTAACTTATCGCTCCGTTTTAAACTGTAA
- a CDS encoding phosphatase PAP2 family protein, which produces MKKIIFLGLCFSLSFSLLAQQDSTGSVVDSAHIRPLQLPASGSPVRLKQFIAPAALIAFGGLADGTNLFKGLNQTTKNEIVEDHPAFGTHIDNMLEYTPGLAVFALRGLGIKGKNTLGHEAILYAMSLGINAALVTPLKHLTNVERPDGSNHLSFPSGHTSTAFASAEFLRREYKDISPWYGIGGYAVAAATGVLRMFNNRHWLGDVVAGAGFGIASTNLAYLCYNKLHIGQKKDGQGNTTYFYPAVSGRSYGLGLVKNF; this is translated from the coding sequence ATGAAAAAAATTATATTTCTAGGCCTGTGTTTTAGTTTGTCCTTTTCCCTGCTGGCTCAGCAGGATTCTACCGGATCAGTTGTCGATTCCGCCCATATACGGCCTCTGCAATTGCCGGCCTCGGGCAGCCCCGTACGGTTAAAACAATTTATCGCACCCGCGGCCCTGATCGCATTTGGCGGCTTGGCAGATGGTACAAACCTGTTCAAGGGGTTGAACCAGACAACAAAAAATGAAATAGTGGAAGACCATCCCGCTTTTGGAACGCATATCGACAACATGCTGGAATACACGCCCGGACTTGCGGTTTTTGCGCTGCGGGGGCTGGGGATAAAAGGAAAAAATACGTTGGGGCATGAAGCCATCCTGTATGCCATGTCCCTGGGTATTAATGCGGCATTGGTAACACCTTTAAAACATTTGACCAATGTAGAGCGCCCCGATGGCAGCAATCATCTATCCTTTCCTTCCGGGCATACTTCAACGGCATTTGCCTCTGCCGAGTTTCTGAGAAGAGAGTATAAAGATATATCCCCCTGGTATGGCATTGGCGGTTATGCCGTAGCTGCTGCTACGGGTGTATTGCGGATGTTCAACAACCGGCATTGGTTGGGCGATGTGGTAGCGGGCGCAGGATTTGGTATTGCTTCTACCAACCTGGCGTATCTCTGTTACAATAAATTGCACATTGGTCAGAAAAAAGACGGGCAGGGCAATACCACGTATTTTTATCCCGCTGTTTCGGGCAGGTCGTACGGATTGGGCCTCGTAAAAAATTTTTAG
- a CDS encoding ion channel: protein MAIGRKRAQGKTVDNTGLNTAVTAKYARFINKDGTVNVINRSGSVFDKYSIYNFLINLKGWKFGLLIIGFYTVINLLFAIVYYLFCIPHLQGLVKGTPLETFEEAYFFSSQTLTTVGYGRISPIGFITNTIASIEALVGILTLAIITGLLYGRFVKPRAYIRFSKHAIIAPFREGKAIMFRLAPIKNATLSEVSIQVTVSMLVDENGQDGYRYFSLPLQFNTINSLHISWTVVHPINEDSPVYNMTMTELEQADFEMMIYLKAFDEDFSNTVIARTSYTYNELVNGAKFIPVYHESPEGRGTIVELSKLHDYRHHPEAAI from the coding sequence ATGGCAATCGGAAGAAAACGGGCACAGGGAAAAACAGTAGATAACACGGGACTGAACACTGCTGTAACTGCGAAATATGCCCGTTTTATTAATAAGGATGGTACCGTCAATGTGATTAACCGGTCGGGTTCGGTATTTGATAAATACAGCATTTACAATTTTCTGATCAACCTGAAGGGCTGGAAATTCGGGCTGCTCATTATCGGGTTTTATACGGTCATCAATCTTTTATTTGCTATTGTATACTACCTGTTTTGTATTCCACATCTCCAGGGGCTGGTAAAAGGAACGCCCCTTGAAACATTCGAAGAAGCCTATTTCTTTTCCTCGCAAACGCTTACTACGGTGGGATACGGTCGCATCAGTCCTATCGGGTTCATTACCAATACAATTGCATCTATTGAGGCCCTGGTGGGTATCCTTACCCTGGCCATCATTACGGGGTTGCTGTATGGCCGGTTTGTAAAACCCCGGGCCTATATCCGGTTTAGTAAACATGCCATCATTGCGCCCTTCAGGGAGGGAAAGGCTATTATGTTCCGGCTGGCGCCCATAAAAAATGCGACGCTTAGTGAAGTGTCAATACAGGTTACCGTAAGCATGCTGGTGGACGAAAACGGACAGGACGGTTACCGGTATTTTTCCCTGCCGCTGCAGTTCAATACGATCAACTCGCTGCATATTTCGTGGACCGTGGTGCATCCCATCAATGAAGATAGCCCTGTGTACAATATGACCATGACGGAACTGGAACAGGCCGATTTCGAAATGATGATTTATTTAAAAGCTTTTGATGAAGATTTTTCCAACACCGTTATTGCACGTACCAGTTATACCTACAATGAGCTGGTGAATGGCGCAAAATTTATTCCGGTGTACCACGAGTCACCGGAAGGAAGGGGTACTATCGTAGAATTGTCAAAATTGCACGATTACCGGCATCATCCCGAAGCCGCGATCTGA
- a CDS encoding TlpA family protein disulfide reductase, protein MKLNTIILMISLGMSALTACKNQGKQDTADSTAPVATDTAAVAPNVEANTAPATPAVSMMPAFKMSDERGQPVTLESLKGKKVVFNIWASWCPPCRAEMPSIQNLYKKLDKKKVAFVLLSVDENREDAATFKKKQNLNMPVFFPAENLPLLFNVQAIPSTFIFNEKGELIKKMEGMDDYDKQEYVDLLKG, encoded by the coding sequence ATGAAACTGAATACAATTATACTGATGATCAGTTTGGGTATGAGTGCCCTTACAGCCTGTAAAAACCAAGGAAAGCAGGATACAGCTGACAGCACCGCGCCTGTAGCTACAGACACGGCTGCGGTTGCACCCAATGTGGAAGCGAATACAGCACCGGCAACACCCGCGGTATCGATGATGCCGGCATTTAAAATGTCGGACGAACGGGGGCAGCCTGTAACCCTCGAATCTCTGAAAGGGAAAAAAGTGGTGTTCAATATCTGGGCCTCCTGGTGTCCTCCTTGCCGTGCGGAGATGCCTTCTATTCAGAACCTTTATAAGAAACTGGATAAGAAAAAGGTGGCCTTTGTATTGTTGTCGGTAGATGAGAACAGGGAAGACGCTGCCACATTTAAAAAGAAACAGAATTTAAATATGCCGGTATTTTTTCCCGCCGAAAATCTTCCGCTCTTATTCAATGTGCAGGCCATTCCTTCTACTTTTATCTTTAATGAAAAAGGAGAGTTGATCAAAAAAATGGAGGGCATGGATGATTACGACAAGCAGGAGTACGTAGATCTGCTGAAAGGCTAG